The genomic region TCGTAGCACCTTTCCTCGTACCTGCCAATCAAGAATACTCTTATACTTAAAACTTGTAGTAAGCagagtatataaaataaaatcaagtaTGCAGCAATTTCTTCAAAAATAAGTAAAGTTAGGGGTAAAAATAACATAAAGCTAAGGACTCACTTGTGGTTCGTCACAATGGGCTTGCCATTTCTGTCCAGTTCTGCAGCAGGGCATTTGAAGCCAAGGAAAGCTGAAATATAAAAGAATATAAGAAATATAAGAGATGAGAATCCTGACAATGTTCAAATtcatattcaaaatatttttattcaattaaactcttacaagtgcttttcaatcgtcaaaataatctacaactggttcggaatgccgtttctaccgagaagaaacttggcggttgctcttttcaagtattaaTAATACTACCAtagtaatttacaataatacctatgccatactgtatacaagcaatcgcagcgccgtgtattgctggagcgagtcaaatccaagcttttttgtcatttacataatcttcgattgtataataagctttgaTACAGATGTTTTCTGACTAAATGGATTGTTTCACTTCAATTAATGCACAGTCTTGTTTGTTGTGCGTTGTGGCCGTGTGCCGCAAAAAGTTAGGATCATACAGGACAATTATACTTACTTTCAAGGTTGCATGAAGCTACGTTTTCGGGCCAGTCGCAACGGCTGATAGTAGGGTTGAAAGCCAAGCCTGTCGGGCAGAACATTTCCAAGGCACGGCCTCCAACACACATGTGATATTGCCCACAGTCGTTGGGATTCACTGCCGAAGACGGGTAGAAGCCGTATTCATGCTCGCATCCCATAGTCGGTTTAGCTGGCTCTAATGGAAAAAGAACGGTTTACTTATtaaaaacaatttgttttttttttgttttatctgttttacttaataataagttaagttaagttctCTTGACCCGGTCACAGCAGCCAAACTTCGAAGACTTAGAATAGGAGATATTACAGGAGGACGTGTGTGTGCGTATCGTATACATAGGTAAAGAGTGCCTTTATTCCCTCGCGGTCATAGTCATTACTCGATCTGTAGTGATTCTaattttaaagcaaaaaaaaatagagattaaTACTCTTGTTAtgcatatacaatatacattccTGTAAGTTGCAGGGAGCTACTGGATTTAGCTggcgcaagaccatggcgtggGTGGGGAAATTCCTACAATAGATTTATGTCCACCAGTGGATGTATAtcggctgataatgatgatgatgatatttctGTAAGTAGGCAAAGGTAAAAAGGCAAGGTTAAAACGCACGGGTGCGTCCTTCGCAATGTACGTCGGTAGGGAACCCGCAGGGGTCTTCAGGCCAGGTTACATTGACGTTAAAGTAGAGTCCATCCGGACACAGCCTCTCTGTCGCAGAGTATTCCTGAAAGTTAATACTTAGTTAGTACTTTAATTAGTATTACTTTTATAATCCAAGCAAGGCTTGTGGCTATATTTGATAAAAGCTTCCCTCCAGTCCCAATTATGTAGGAAGGCTCTTATACTCATACGCCaattcatattttatatttaggcatgttatacgtaggtatataaCAGACTAACATCACTCTTTACCTTTCAACTCGTACTAGTGCTAAACAAAGACCTTTTAAGGGACCACTGAGTGAGGCGTATATTTTTGATAACCACCATGACGTTTACAACACGCTATAGAGACCTTCCCTTAATATTTTTGTCTTTATACTTACATTGCATTCAATGTAGGAGTCGCACACACCATCTACTGGTACGTAGCCATCGCTAATGCTGCAGGCTGCACTCCCTCCGGTCAAAGCACTAGTGGCTGTAAAGGCGCAGCAAGTAAATACATTTTCTATACGACCGAACATACCAATTCTTATAAAGCAACTAAAGAGTTATAACTTATTGATCTGAAAGTATGTCTGATTACTGAACtaggtacagagacagcttacATTTCTCAGATTGAGTAAAGATATGTCTTAACCTAGGGAATTCCCTAGAGTTTTCCTAAGTCCAAATGGAAAAAGTCGCGAGAttgatatttttacttttacacTTCTCAAGAGCCGATATTGAAAGTCACAAAAATAGCTGGGAAATTTTAGTTCCGGGAAAATATAGAGTTCGGGCGgaatgattaaaaaatatatccacAACTTCAatttcaaacaagtgtaaattaaaaatttataagacccctcaagtgaaggttacagtaactagaaaagagctgataactttgaaacggctgaaccgattttcttggattatagctaagaacactttcgatcaagccacctttcaaacaaacaaaactaaattaaaatcggttcattagttttggagctacgatgccacagacagatacacagatacaccgatacacagatacacagatacacacttcaaaattataatacccctcttttttgggtcgggggttaaaaacagctcAAATTCAATTAACTATTGTAaactaggtattgttaaaagaaaaatacttaCTTGAGGCAATAAATGCAGCGAAACAAACGAggaaatacatttttttggtgtttttataaatttatttaagtatatttatttgttttgagCAAATCCATGAGAATGAGGCCAATACAGTGCAACCTTTAGGTTTTATACTCAAGAGTCTAATTCATTTGAAATGGGTTATGTTATAACCGTTAGTATAAATGTTATCAGTTGAAATATCGATGTTGTGGCTAGTGATAAGTTATCACTAAAAAGTCATTAAGTACTGAGCCATCCTATGACAGTATCGAGGAGATGTGAATTGAACCTGCATGGTTAGTGCAATACACGAatataaaatactttatttgtcccataaaatttatctatttataattaaaaaaattgacaatttCTATATCCCCATGGATCATACTTACAATCAAGctaccgccgcgccgcgcgccggtGGATTCGCTCCCGTGATTAATTCGAAAAACCCGCATGTCACAATAGTGCAACAGTGCATTCTTTTTCCATTAATCCTCGTGGTTTAGGTTAACCTTCTACACTAGACTTAGGTATTAGTGTGCCTCCTGGTTTCTCtttcacctttctactatcgtacATCGACAAgtcatcgtcaaggtctgcaacCGTACGTCGTTCGTCGAAATTCCACTAACATGTACATACGAAGCGATTTAAGTACCTtgtcgtttctaattcgaacctcAGGGGTCTAGGATATCgaacacccttccggcatcagttttcccctcaaCTTTTAATATAGCTACCTACTTCATGTCACgtatgaataggcatcttctaggcaagcgcgttccttcttaggctgcatcatcacttgaaaagcgctagtctataaaaaaagGATTGTACTGGGATCAAGATTTTACGTCGTAATTCGTATGCGAGGCTCCTTAAGAATCGATCCAGCAATTGTGAAGTCGTGGAATAATAAGGTTTACGGAAGCGAAACTGAAtcgcttaaaaataataaagagacgatttttattaagtactttatttaataatggcACTATCGTAATTTGACTAAAATGATTTGAAatgttaattataaaataacgataactatgagtaggtacaattatgctttataccattttattttatatacacaATTACACAAAACTTAAACAAAATGTGAATCTATTCGTCTAGTTCACTAAATTGGGTTGGGGTTACACCAAATTGGGTTGGAGTTACACTTTCTACGTCCCTTTCATCATCTAGATCAAGATCTCGGCTTTCTGGCTCGGGCTcggcgtaggtaggtacattggtGGGAAGTTCTTCTGCGGTATATCTCGCTAGGCCGGATTTGAACGGATTTTCTGCAAGAAGTCGTTGTCTTCTTTCTTCCTTTTCCTTTGCTTGGGCGGCGCGGGTTTTGAGTTCTTGTGGGCAAACTGAAACTTCCTCAGCGTTCACGCAGGTTTCAGTGAGCTCGTCAAAGGCGGAGTAACCACCGCAACCTAAGCGACGAGGTTTGCCTTCGATGCAAATGAAGTACACTTGACAATCACTGGGTGACCTGCAAGAAGTGAAAAGAAAACTATAAGACAGTACAGTATTTTAGCAGAAGTACCAATCCCCTTTCACAATGCGTTATTATCAACGATTTCAATAAGCTTCCTATATCGTTAGCTACTACGATATCCCTTTTGTAACATTCTAGTGATATTTCGATGCGGATATTATCTTGACTTGTTATGTCTTGTTACCTACTAACTTCCTAATTgactagagagagagagagagataacATACAGATCAATTACAAATTCTCTTTAATTCACTGTTCTAGGTAAAACCAATTGGTATTCTTAAGTATAATTTCGTTAAAAAAAGGATTCTCAAAAAAATTTGGTATGTTATAGTAAGATTTGTAACATGAGCAGCACGCACCGAACGTAACGCAATTTCAATATCCAAAATGCAAATGACGTTATAATACTCTTTAATTATTCCATCATGATAACGTAATACGCAACAAAGTATCGTATCGTAGAGAGCTTTAGTCTAAACCTTTCCCATTTTTGCAGGAAaacgttctcagtagtggactggtaTTGGTTTgaaatatttgataataatgatgactgAAAAATGCGATACGTTCCGCACTTGCGGCTCTTGCGGTTCGCTCTAGTGTGCGATTAGTTTTATAAGCACACAGCTCCGCATTCCGCAAACGGTTGGTATTTTGAATATAAACATACGTTATTACATAATCTGAAGGTCAGCTCATCGGTGACATTTACCGCGACCTGCCGCCTGACCGGCCATTAGGTAACCTGTTTTCGACTGTCTTCTTAACATTTATAAGCTAGAActataggtataaattattACTCATTTGTTAGGGCATGTGATACTTGCGATTTCTTAGTTTAAATACCTTTTTAAG from Maniola jurtina chromosome 4, ilManJurt1.1, whole genome shotgun sequence harbors:
- the LOC123864205 gene encoding protein obstructor-E-like; translated protein: MYFLVCFAAFIASTTSALTGGSAACSISDGYVPVDGVCDSYIECNEYSATERLCPDGLYFNVNVTWPEDPCGFPTDVHCEGRTQPAKPTMGCEHEYGFYPSSAVNPNDCGQYHMCVGGRALEMFCPTGLAFNPTISRCDWPENVASCNLETFLGFKCPAAELDRNGKPIVTNHKYEERCYEFYSCVNGNARLLSCDPGFAFDAYLSRCVEADRVDCVH